The following are from one region of the Epinephelus fuscoguttatus linkage group LG11, E.fuscoguttatus.final_Chr_v1 genome:
- the lats1 gene encoding serine/threonine-protein kinase LATS1 produces the protein MKRGEKPEGYRQMRPKTFPTSNYSGNSQQMLQEIRNSLRNLSKPSDPPKVDIGGAGKMPPEDPRQQGRSSNPKHPYHKALQEIRKSLLPFANEPSTSGPEVNKHMLLEPPCAGFDESNSRSMGAVIDYTGKVSYQDPMREQMAVANPNTTGLKAPGPSHIQQAVLRRPSWKGSKESLAPRHVPLMVDGMMYRSDSPGPPPAFPQGHPANSQRVNPPLPPQVRSVTPPPNRGAMPPTSSWDSNPSTKRYSGNMDYLVPRISPVPQGNWPDGYQSSAPQNQRGISPVPVGHQPIIMQSSGGNKFTFPPSWSQNGSPQSDYMTGGSRQPPPPYPVNQSSRHSPTDQQMQSGGPASSPSYVNGGNIPQSMMVPNRNSHNLDMYNLGPPQSWSQAPLNPNQSQSSSGNSSNQDLSPSWQHNVPVRSNSFNNHQLNSRQAHQSSSQPSATTVTAITQAPILQPVKSMRVQKPELHTAVAPTHPPWMQQPPPPPAAPAYPEPPAPVPQIPIVAEVPSYQGPPPPYPKHLLQQQAAPCPPAYDPGANKLGTGREEPAEEESGGSDSSRDKMTESPESTAATEKEKKQITTSPVPVRRNKKDEERRGESGRIALYSPQAFKFFMEQHVENILKNHQQRIRRRKQLESEMQRVGLSSEAQEQMRMMLCQKESNYIRLKRAKMDKSMFKRIKTLGIGAFGEVCLARKEDTGALYAMKTLRKKDVLLRNQVAHVKAERDILAEADNEWVVRLYYSFQDRDNLYFVMEYIPGGDMMSLLIRLGIFKEELAQFYIAELTCAVESVHKMGFIHRDIKPDNILIDRDGHIKLTDFGLCTGFRWTHDSKYYQSGDHVRQDSMDFSKEWEDPANCRCTDRLKPLERRKARQHQRCLAHSLVGTPNYIAPEVLLRTGYTQLCDWWSVGVILYEMVVGQPPFLATTPLETQMKVINWKSMLHIPPPAKLSPEASDLIIKLCRSPEDRLGKNGADEIKAHPFFRTIDFSSDLRQQAAPYVPTIAHSTDTSNFDPVDPDKLWSSDSDGEDNLNDTLNGWFRNGKHPEHAFYEFTFRRFFDDNGHPYSCPKPIEYEGYNGDEADSEGSVQEAAGSSATQGRDLVYV, from the exons atgaagagaggagagaaaccCGAAGGATACAGACAGATGAGACCCAAAACTTTCCCCACCAGCAACTACAGTGGCAACAGCCAACAGATGCTGCAGGAAATACGGAACAGCCTGCGCAACTTGTCCAAACCCTCGGACCCACCTAAAGTGGACATCGGAGGAGCTGGAAAAATGCCTCCGGAGGACCCGAGGCAACAGGGGCGCAGCAGCAACCCCAAACACCCCTATCACAAGGCCTTACAGGAGATCCGCAAATCCTTGTTGCCTTTTGCCAACGAGCCCAGCACTTCAGGCCCTGAGGTGAACAAACACATGTTGCTGGAACCCCCCTGCGCTGGCTTTGACGAG AGCAACAGTCGCAGTATGGGGGCAGTTATAGACTACACGGGTAAGGTGAGCTACCAGGACCCCATGAGAGAACAGATGGCTGTTGCCAACCCCAACACTACTGGTCTAAAAGCCCCAG GACCTTCTCATATCCAGCAGGCTGTGCTGAGGCGGCCGAGCTGGAAAGGCTCTAAGGAGTCTTTGGCTCCTCGACATGTTCCTCTCATGGTGGATGGAATGATGTACCGCTCAGACAGCCCTGGACCACCTCCCGCCTTCCCACAGGGTCACCCCGCTAACAGCCAGAGAGTCAATCCTCCACTGCCGCCTCAGGTGCGCAGTGTTACACCTCCGCCAAACCGTGGTGCCATGCCTCCCACATCTTCCTGGGACAGCAACCCATCAACCAAGCGCTACTCCGGCAACATGGACTACCTTGTGCCTCGCATCTCTCCAGTACCCCAGGGGAACTGGCCTGATGGGTACCAGTCGTCAGCGCCTCAGAATCAGCGTGGGATCAGCCCAGTGCCTGTTGGCCACCAGCCCATCATAATGCAGAGCTCTGGGGGGAATAAGTTCACCTTTCCCCCCAGCTGGTCTCAGAATGGCTCCCCTCAGTCTGACTACATGACGGGGGGCAGCAGACAACCTCCTCCTCCGTACCCGGTTAACCAGAGCAGCCGGCACAGTCCCACTGACCAGCAGATGCAGTCAGGAGGACCTGCATCCTCTCCCTCTTACGTCAATGGTGGAAACATCCCTCAGTCCATGATGGTTCCCAACCGGAACAGTCACAACCTTGACATGTACAACCTAGGTCCTCCTCAGTCCTGGTCCCAGGCTCCTCTGAACCCCAACCAGTCCCAATCTTCCTCTGGCAACAGCAGCAACCAGGATCTGTCCCCATCTTGGCAGCACAACGTGCCGGTGCGCTCTAATTCCTTCAACAACCACCAGCTAAACAGCAGACAGGCCCACCAATCCAGTTCCCAGCCCTCTGCCACCACGGTCACCGCCATTACCCAGGCTCCCATCCTGCAGCCGGTCAAAAGCATGCGTGTCCAGAAGCCCGAGTTACACACTGCTGTCGCTCCCACACACCCTCCGTGGATGCAGCAGCCTCCACCGCCTCCAGCTGCACCTGCTTACCCAGAACCCCCAGCCCCTGTGCCTCAGATTCCCATTGTAGCAGAAGTCCCCAGCTACCAGGGCCCCCCTCCACCCTATCCTAAGCATCTCCTTCAGCAGCAGGCTGCACCCTGCCCCCCTGCCTACGATCCAGGGGCCAATAAGCTCGGCACAGGCAGAGAGGAGCCCGCCGAGGAGGAGAGCGGCGGCAGTGACAGCTCCCGAGACAAGATGACGGAAAGCCCTGAAAGCACGGCAGCGacggagaaggagaagaagcaAATCACGACATCGCCTGTTCCTGTCCGCCGCAACAAGAAAGACGAAGAGCGGAGAGGGGAATCTGGAAGAATCGCACTGTACTCTCCCCAGGCCTTTAAGTTCTTCATGGAGCAGCATGTGGAGAACATCCTAAAGAACCATCAGCAGAGGATTAGGAGAAGAAAACAGCTGGAAAGTGAGATGCAAAGG GTGGGTTTGTCTTCAGAAGCTCAGGAGCAGATGCGCATGATGCTCTGCCAGAAAGAGTCCAACTACATCCGGCTAAAGCGAGCCAAGATGGATAAATCCATGTTCAAACGAATCAAGACCCTCGGAATTGGAGCCTTCGGCGAGGTGTGCTTGGCCAGGAAAGAGGACACAGGAGCGCTGTACGCCATGAAGACACTCCGCAAGAAGGACGTGCTGCTGAGGAACCAGGTGGCCCACGTCAAGGCCGAGAGAGACATCCTGGCCGAGGCCGACAACGAGTGGGTCGTGCGTCTCTACTACTCTTTCCAAGACAGGGACAACCTGTACTTCGTCATGGAGTACATCCCCGGAGGAGACATGATGAGCCTTCTCATCCGGCTCGGCATCTTCAAAGAAGAGCTGGCCCAGTTTTATATCGCAGAGCTCACCTGCGCCGTGGAGAGCGTCCACAAGATGGGCTTCATCCACCGAGACATCAAGCCTGATAACATCCTCATAGACCGGGACGGACACATAAAGTTGACGGACTTCGGCCTTTGCACTGGCTTCCGCTGGACGCACGACTCCAAGTATTACCAGAGTG GTGACCATGTGAGGCAGGACAGCATGGACTTTAGTAAGGAATGGGAAGACCCGGCCAACTGCCGCTGTACAGACCGCCTGAAGCCTCTGGAGAGGAGAAAGGCCCGGCAACACCAGCGGTGTTTGGCACATTCACTGGTGGGGACGCCAAACTATATAGCACCAGAAGTGCTGCTCCGAACAG GATACACCCAGCTCTGTGATTGGTGGAGTGTTGGTGTCATCTTGTATGAGATGGTTGTCGGACAGCCTCCCTTCCTAGCGACCACGCCCCTGGAGACACAGATGAAG GTGATAAACTGGAAGAGCATGCTGCACATTCCCCCACCAGCCAAGCTCAGCCCCGAGGCGTCGGACCTCATCATCAAATTGTGCCGCAGCCCCGAGGACCGCCTCGGCAAGAACGGCGCAGACGAAATCAAAGCTCATCCTTTCTTCAGGACCATCGACTTCTCCAGCGACCTGCGGCAGCAGGCGGCACCGTACGTCCCCACCATCGCTCACTCCACTGACACCTCTAACTTCGACCCCGTGGACCCGGATAAACTCTGGAGCAGCGACAGCGACGGCGAAGACAACCTCAACGACACCCTCAACGGCTGGTTCCGCAACGGCAAGCACCCCGAGCACGCCTTCTACGAGTTCACCTTCCGCCGCTTCTTCGACGACAACGGCCACCCGTACAGCTGCCCCAAACCCATCGAGTACGAGGGTTACAACGGGGACGAGGCGGACTCAGAGGGCTCGGTGCAGGAGGCGGCGGGTAGCTCAGCGACTCAGGGCCGAGACCTGGTCTATGTGTAG